The Candidatus Dormiibacterota bacterium genome contains a region encoding:
- a CDS encoding DUF177 domain-containing protein: MHVDVSDILASDEGTTAEFNIAGEQPELEDVTLASPVNGQLKFARTKTGLELAGRLQTSVELECHRCLRSFVHELDFPFTAEFSLEPADDQFPITSSGRVDLDEAARQEIVVHLPPKQLCAADCAGIKMKKSES, translated from the coding sequence ATGCACGTAGATGTAAGTGACATTTTAGCTTCAGACGAAGGCACAACCGCCGAATTTAATATTGCAGGCGAACAGCCTGAGCTTGAAGATGTCACTCTTGCTTCGCCGGTTAACGGCCAGCTTAAATTTGCCCGAACCAAAACTGGATTGGAGCTGGCTGGCAGGTTGCAAACTAGTGTAGAGCTGGAATGTCATCGCTGTTTGCGTTCTTTTGTCCACGAGCTAGACTTCCCCTTTACGGCGGAATTCAGTTTAGAGCCGGCCGACGATCAGTTTCCCATTACCTCTTCCGGTAGGGTGGATCTAGATGAAGCGGCCCGGCAGGAAATAGTGGTACACTTGCCGCCGAAGCAACTCTGCGCGGCTGATTGTGCCGGAATAAAAATGAAAAAAAGTGAAAGTTAA
- the murF gene encoding UDP-N-acetylmuramoyl-tripeptide--D-alanyl-D-alanine ligase: protein MKTLLRRAIARQLERRVKKLIKKNNLKIVAITGSVGKTSTKLAIAAVLGQKFRVLAHQGNYNTEIGLPLSIFELDVPENLTQPAEWLKILRQIDRRLGEPYPYDVLVLEMGADRPGEIQQFMRYIQPDVGVVTAIQQVHMEGFGSLTAIIREKTALASGSRQVVYNADDPRTVEEVQQIGGKLYSYGLKQGDFHFENFKRQAKGYSGALKWGKKSVKFKTELVGEHSLRIVAAAAAVAKLLGLTEKQLAEGIAKITPVPGRMQLLPGKRGSVIIDDTYNSSPKAVLCALETLKQSNGGRKIAILGSMNELGSYAEAGHQEVGKACSSIDMLLTIGENANKHLASAARGAGLDESKIHRFNSPYEAGRFLARKLKGGDTVLAKGSQNGVFAEEAVALLLSDQADKAKLVRQGEAWQARKQDQFPLK, encoded by the coding sequence ATGAAAACATTGCTCCGCCGTGCAATTGCCCGTCAGCTTGAGCGACGGGTTAAAAAATTAATTAAGAAAAACAACCTTAAGATAGTGGCTATTACCGGCAGTGTCGGTAAGACCAGCACTAAACTAGCTATCGCCGCTGTGCTTGGCCAAAAATTTAGAGTGCTGGCCCACCAAGGTAATTACAATACCGAAATCGGCCTGCCCCTATCTATCTTTGAGCTTGATGTGCCAGAGAACTTAACTCAACCGGCAGAGTGGTTGAAAATTCTTAGGCAAATAGATAGGCGGCTAGGCGAGCCATACCCATATGATGTTTTGGTGCTAGAAATGGGAGCCGACCGCCCGGGTGAGATCCAGCAGTTTATGCGTTACATACAGCCCGACGTAGGGGTGGTTACTGCCATTCAGCAGGTGCACATGGAGGGTTTCGGCTCACTTACGGCAATCATTCGCGAAAAAACGGCACTAGCTTCGGGTAGCCGTCAGGTGGTGTACAATGCCGATGATCCTCGCACGGTAGAAGAGGTTCAGCAAATCGGCGGCAAACTATATTCTTATGGCCTGAAGCAGGGTGATTTTCATTTCGAAAACTTCAAACGCCAAGCAAAAGGGTATTCGGGTGCGCTAAAGTGGGGCAAAAAGAGCGTAAAGTTTAAGACGGAACTGGTGGGTGAGCACAGCCTGCGAATAGTAGCCGCCGCCGCCGCCGTAGCCAAGTTGCTGGGCCTAACCGAAAAACAACTGGCTGAAGGTATTGCTAAAATAACTCCGGTACCTGGCCGCATGCAGCTCTTGCCCGGCAAGCGAGGCTCGGTGATTATTGATGATACCTACAATTCCAGCCCCAAAGCCGTCCTTTGCGCCCTTGAAACCTTAAAGCAATCAAACGGCGGCCGTAAAATCGCCATACTCGGTTCAATGAACGAACTTGGCAGCTACGCTGAAGCCGGCCACCAGGAGGTCGGCAAGGCTTGCAGTAGTATTGATATGCTTTTAACGATTGGCGAAAACGCTAACAAGCATCTAGCATCGGCCGCTAGGGGTGCGGGCTTAGACGAGAGCAAAATCCACCGGTTCAATTCCCCTTATGAAGCCGGCCGCTTCTTAGCCCGTAAGCTTAAAGGTGGCGATACGGTGCTAGCTAAAGGCTCGCAGAACGGTGTGTTTGCCGAGGAGGCAGTTGCACTGCTGCTCTCTGACCAGGCCGACAAGGCCAAGCTAGTTCGCCAAGGTGAAGCTTGGCAGGCTCGAAAGCAAGACCAGTTTCCGCTAAAATAG
- the rpmF gene encoding 50S ribosomal protein L32 yields MAVPKKRTSKSRIRNRRSHHALAAPQLQPASDGRNVARRLHKAIKLGLVKIKRT; encoded by the coding sequence GTGGCAGTACCCAAGAAACGCACATCAAAATCTCGCATCCGTAACCGCCGCAGCCATCACGCGCTGGCAGCGCCGCAGTTGCAGCCGGCCTCAGATGGCAGGAATGTAGCCCGCCGCCTGCATAAGGCGATTAAGCTGGGACTGGTAAAGATTAAGCGGACCTAA
- the leuS gene encoding leucine--tRNA ligase: MNSYNPKTVESKWQKIWEETGLYKTETDKSRHKFYCLVMFPYPSGDLHSGHWYCFGPSDTFARFNRMQGKKVLHPIGFDAFGLPAENAAIKRDIAPAKWTAGNVKTMTAQLKSMGAMYDWSKSIDTSRPEYYRWTQWLFLKLYEQKLAYRAKGWQNWCPSCQTVLANEQVIGPNNECERCGTPVTKKELEQWFFKITEYADRLLEGLEEIEWPEKIKQMQRNWIGRSVGAELEFKIEGSKSAIKVFTTRADTIYGATYMVLAPEHELVGRVTTSEHQHEVEKYTRQAASKSEVERMDTERAKTGVFTGAYAINPATKEKIPVWVADYVLAGYGTGAIMAVPAHDERDYEFAKKFDLTVTEVIKAGELPYSGEGEITNSGEFDGQNSAEAREKMTKQFGREKVNYKMRDWLISRQRYWGAPIPIVYCDTCGTQPVPEDQLPVELPLEVKFKPTGKSPLSESPDFYEAKCPKCKGPARRETDTMDTFVDSSWYFLRYPDPNNNKAAFDKEKTKHWLPVDQYIGGVEHAILHLLYARFITKVLHDAKEIEFNEPFKRLFNQGLILGPDGQKMSKSRGNVINPDDWVGDYGADTFRIYLMFMGPYEQGGPFNPSGIDGTKRFLNRVWVLTQEYLSSKDTLEDKGTDQALEAALASATHKTLKKVTEDLQVFGFNTAIAAQMELVNEMYKLKKDLPLRGDVWQESLEILLKILAPFAPHITEELWQQLGHKESIHITSWPVFDEKLTQDELIEVVVQINGKVRAALSAAPGASQADIVELAKAHEAVQRHTEDKKIIKEIYVPDKLVNFVVKE; encoded by the coding sequence ATGAACAGCTATAATCCAAAAACGGTCGAGTCCAAATGGCAGAAGATTTGGGAAGAAACCGGCTTGTACAAAACCGAAACCGATAAGTCTAGGCATAAATTCTACTGCCTGGTAATGTTCCCATACCCTTCGGGCGATCTGCACTCCGGTCATTGGTACTGCTTCGGCCCGAGCGATACATTTGCCCGCTTTAACCGTATGCAGGGCAAGAAAGTACTGCACCCGATTGGGTTCGACGCCTTCGGGCTGCCGGCCGAAAACGCGGCCATTAAGCGCGATATAGCTCCGGCCAAATGGACCGCCGGGAACGTTAAAACTATGACCGCCCAGCTGAAATCGATGGGTGCTATGTACGATTGGAGTAAGTCCATAGATACATCCAGGCCAGAGTACTACCGCTGGACCCAATGGCTGTTTTTAAAATTATACGAGCAAAAGCTAGCTTACCGCGCCAAGGGCTGGCAGAACTGGTGCCCCTCCTGTCAGACCGTGCTAGCAAACGAGCAGGTTATAGGGCCGAATAATGAGTGTGAGCGCTGCGGCACGCCGGTTACCAAGAAAGAGCTCGAGCAGTGGTTTTTTAAGATTACTGAGTACGCCGACAGGCTATTAGAAGGCTTGGAAGAGATTGAATGGCCCGAGAAGATCAAGCAGATGCAGCGCAACTGGATAGGCCGCAGCGTGGGGGCGGAGCTGGAATTTAAGATTGAAGGTTCCAAATCGGCCATTAAAGTCTTTACCACCCGCGCCGATACGATTTACGGTGCTACCTATATGGTGCTAGCGCCAGAGCACGAGTTGGTGGGTAGAGTTACGACTAGCGAGCATCAGCATGAGGTAGAAAAGTACACCCGCCAAGCGGCTTCAAAATCTGAAGTGGAACGGATGGATACCGAGCGTGCTAAAACCGGCGTGTTTACCGGCGCTTACGCCATTAACCCTGCTACAAAGGAAAAGATTCCAGTATGGGTGGCCGATTACGTACTGGCTGGCTACGGTACAGGCGCTATTATGGCGGTGCCGGCTCATGATGAGCGTGATTATGAGTTTGCCAAAAAATTCGATTTGACCGTTACAGAAGTAATTAAGGCCGGCGAGCTGCCTTACTCAGGTGAGGGGGAAATAACAAACTCGGGGGAGTTTGATGGCCAGAATTCGGCTGAAGCTCGTGAAAAAATGACCAAACAGTTTGGCCGTGAGAAGGTGAACTATAAAATGCGCGACTGGCTGATAAGCCGCCAGCGCTACTGGGGTGCGCCGATCCCGATTGTTTATTGTGACACGTGCGGCACCCAGCCGGTACCAGAGGATCAGCTGCCGGTGGAACTGCCGCTGGAGGTAAAGTTCAAGCCGACTGGTAAATCCCCTCTTTCAGAAAGCCCCGATTTTTACGAGGCTAAGTGCCCTAAATGCAAAGGCCCTGCCCGGCGCGAAACAGACACTATGGATACGTTTGTTGATTCCAGCTGGTACTTTTTGCGCTACCCTGACCCAAATAATAATAAGGCGGCTTTTGATAAAGAAAAAACCAAGCATTGGCTGCCGGTCGATCAGTACATAGGCGGAGTGGAGCATGCTATTCTGCACCTGCTTTACGCCCGGTTCATTACTAAGGTTTTGCACGACGCGAAAGAGATTGAGTTTAATGAGCCTTTTAAGCGCCTGTTTAATCAAGGGCTAATCTTGGGGCCGGACGGGCAGAAAATGAGCAAATCGCGCGGGAACGTGATTAACCCCGATGATTGGGTGGGCGATTACGGCGCCGATACCTTCCGCATTTATCTAATGTTTATGGGTCCATACGAGCAGGGTGGGCCGTTTAACCCCAGTGGCATAGATGGCACTAAGCGCTTTTTGAACCGAGTTTGGGTGCTTACACAGGAGTACTTGTCCTCTAAGGATACACTGGAAGATAAAGGCACAGATCAAGCCCTAGAAGCAGCCCTGGCCAGTGCTACCCATAAGACACTCAAAAAGGTAACCGAAGATTTGCAGGTATTCGGCTTTAATACCGCCATTGCCGCCCAGATGGAGCTGGTGAACGAGATGTATAAGCTCAAGAAAGATTTGCCGCTGAGAGGTGATGTGTGGCAGGAAAGCCTAGAGATATTGCTTAAAATACTGGCACCGTTCGCGCCGCATATTACAGAAGAGCTGTGGCAGCAGTTGGGCCATAAAGAGAGTATTCACATTACCAGCTGGCCGGTTTTTGACGAAAAGCTGACACAAGATGAACTGATAGAGGTGGTGGTACAGATAAATGGCAAGGTGCGGGCTGCGCTTTCGGCTGCTCCGGGCGCAAGTCAGGCAGATATAGTGGAGCTAGCCAAAGCCCATGAGGCGGTGCAGCGTCACACCGAGGACAAGAAAATCATTAAAGAGATTTACGTACCAGATAAGCTGGTGAACTTCGTAGTAAAGGAATGA